In the genome of Phocoena sinus isolate mPhoSin1 chromosome 15, mPhoSin1.pri, whole genome shotgun sequence, the window GCAGCAGAGATCACAGACCCAAGGCAGAGGAGTGAGGTGCCTGTGGGAGAGAGAAGCGGACTGAGAGAGCCCAGAGGCCCAAGTCATAAATTCCACCCTGTCCCCAGTTCTGAGCAGAAACTCTTCTTCCCAAGACTGGAATGGCGTTTTAGATCAAGGACTGGCTTTGCTCCAGGGCACACACAGGGCAAGCCAGGCAGAGCTCGCAGGGGTAGTGAAGGTGGAAAGTTAAGGTATCAGACGGAGAGACAGACACTCCCACACCGAACACTCACAGACCACAGCAGTTTTGAAGCTATCAGCCAGGATCAGGGTAAAAAATGCAGCTGTGTCTGAAATACAGAATTTTATAAGCCctctccaataaaatttaaatcactgCTCCTTCCACTCTGTCCCCTGACTATGAGCTGTTCCCAATCTTTTTTCCAAGGCTGGAGGCCTgggcagtaaaaaggaatgggagaaaataccgAGTCCAGCAAGCGGGACTGTGGCTGAGACTTCATATGCCTCTCCCCACCCGCACTCCTTCTATAGaaaagaattctctctctctccccttgctGAGCATATGGACTGTTGGGATGAAGGCCGGGTAAAGGCAAAGGGAGGAAAACACTCAGCACATTCTTTCTCCTGCTTTGATCTTAAGTGTAGCTGCAGCAAAGGGCACAGAAGTGGAGGAGAAAATATGGGGGATAGGAGAGCATGGGAGTATAATCCAGTCGAGCAAGGAAGAGGGTGCTTCCCCTGCCCTGTGTCCAAATCTGCTAAGAGCTTTACTCCCAGGACTGCAAAAAAGAGTGAGAAGGAACGGGAAGTGTATACGGGTTTGCGAGGGGGCAACCACAGAAAGGATGGAGATTTAAGGATCCCTGTTATCCCCGAGATGACCCTGAGAGCATCAGTTGTGGGGCTGGatgagaagttacagcagacttGTGGATTTTTTGAGGGAGTGAGGAGCCAGGAACAGTGGGGTCTTCACCAAAGGAGTGACCACTTGATCTGTTCTTTGGCTGACTGCAGCACCTGAGACACGGTCTGCTCCGTAAGGGGTACATCTTCTCCCCTTAATGCCACCCAGTGTACCACTTGCTGGGAATCGCTCTCCAGGATCACCCCTCCATCTACGATTTCATCCACAGCCAAGAAGAGCCCCTCCATGTTCTCCAGCAGAGCTcgcttttctacatttttccttAGCATCTGGCTCAAGGAGTCAAAGAGGCAATTCAGAACAGCCATGAGCATCAGCTCATTTTCACAGGAGCTGCCGATCACATAGAAATAGAGATCGATGCTGCTTTTGTATACCACTGTCAGGCCTTCCAAGAGGGCAATTTCACTGTCAGTCCGGTGAGTCTTGTTGAAAATGTTCTTCTCAAAGGCCTTTTGCTCCTTGATACTGGGGTAGGCAAAAAGTCGATCTCCATCATTGTCCAGAATCAGGATGGCTTTGACAGTATACAGGGAGGGTTCCAAAATCAGCGCCTCCATTTTGCCCCACAGCTGATGCCGACGTGGAGCCCTGATGATAGCTTTTGCTTCCTCTCGAAAATGTCAGAAAGAACCACTTAGCCAGGAGTGTCCCCCAAATGCTCTTGAACCAAAACGACAGGGACAGGGAGATGCTAACTCCGTGAGGCTTTTCTGGGTGTTGATTTCCCTGTAGGAGCTCTTTTTGCTACTGTAGTAGAATTCTGACCATCCTGGGTCAGGCATGGTTGAGTAAGGGAATCCCAGCATAGGGATTGCAGACCTCCCTGTTGACTGTGTGCCCCTAGGCAtgtgtgagcctcagtttcctcatctgtaagatggggcaataatacctacctcacaggggtgttgtgaggactaaatgtgaTGAGGGTAGTAGCAGCCATGTGATGTGCATGACTGAACTGCCTTCTCCCACTCCAGTGGGGATCTAGCACCACCTGaccgtggggtggggtgggctctCCCTGCATCTTCTAAGCACTGACTGaagccctcttccctcccctcctaccTCACACAGAATCTCATTTTAGTCAGAATGCTGTCAGCCTCCCCGCACTAGGCAAGAAAACAAGCCACTACCGATGGAGGGGCCCACCCTAAGGGCAGTCCCAGGGCTGCCTAGGTCCTCAcccccttctcctctgcctgGCACCCTCAACTCCCCTCCTTTGTGTCTCTGTCCTCTGCTGCAGCACCTTCCTATCAGCACTGTGAAATGGACACCTCGCCAACTTGAAACAACCCCTCCCAGGTTTGTCACCCGTCCTGCTCTCCCCTGAGATTTCTTGGCCCCTGAGGGGTTGGCATTCATCTGTTTTTCCTGTTATCTCCAATTACAGTGGACCCTGCTGCCCGAACCACTCCTCCCAGCCAGCATCTGTCCCTACAATCCCTCCTCGCCAGGTGTCTCCTGATTCTCTGAAGGCCCCGTTCCCCCAACCCGCAGACATTCCCTCCTGGGATAGCCTCCTGTGGCTTCTGTGACACCAGGCTCTGCTGTCCCTCCacctctctgggctccagctCCCCGTCACCTGTCCCCATCCATGTACACCTGCCCCACCTTGGACCAGCTCGCCCAGGCCCATTGCTCCATGTGCCACATCCTTGGCTCCTGGGCTTCATCCGCCTCCGCCCAGGTGCCCACTGATGCCTCCCCTGGATGTCATCACCTCACCAACATATCCAAAAGTGGACACTCCCTCCTCCCTTGTCCCTGCTCCCAACACACATGTAATCCTCACTTCTATCGACTGCAGTAAATACTTACTGGGCCACTCCATGTGCCTTGCCTTGTGCTAGGTGGCCCGGGGTCAGCAAGGCAGCAGGGCCCTGCTTTAGAGCGCCTTCACTACAAAGACGAAGCCAACCGTTAAGCGATCACAGGTGCCACCATCTACCCGGTTATCCAACCCAGAAGCCTGCGCGTCACCCGAGGGCCTCACCCGTGTTCCCTCCGCTGCTCCCAGCCCGAGCTCAGAACCGGAGTCACGGCTTGGACCCCGCGGGAAATCGGGGTCCTTGAAGCGGGATCGTCATCGGGTAGGGCGGGCCCTGAACTCTGGGCTCAGAATTGGGCAGTCCGGCCGGAAGGGGCGATCTTCTAGGCCGGAAGGGGCGGGATTTGGCGGCGGCGGCAGATCGCGAAGAATGGATACCACCTTCACGTTGCTGGCTGGAAGCTTGCGCCGGTGGGTCCCGCGCCGCTGGAGGGGGCGGGAGGCTGCGCGGCCCGAGGCTGGCCAGGGTGCTGAGCCTCTGGTGCGTCCTTTCCAGGCTAGTGGCCGAGCTGCGTGACGCCCTGGACTCCTGCGCCGAGCGACAGCGGCAGCTGGAGCGGAGCCTGCGAGTCTCCCGGCGGCTGCTGCGTGCCTGGTACGCGGACCCCGGGACCACCCGGCTAGGCCTCCCTCGGGCCGTCAGAACCCCGCTTAGCGACCCCGGGCCGGGCGCTCACTTCGGAGTTGCGGGTTGTCAGTGCTCCCCGCTTTTTGTGCAGGCTCTGAGACTGCGGGTCTGCCCCTAGGCCAGGCGGCCCTGGGGGCCTGTTGGGCCCTGGCCGTGCCACGGCTGCCTTGTGTCTTCACAGGGAACCAGCCGAGACCCTGGCTCCGGAGCCAACCCCAGGGCCAGAAACTAATGAAGAGGCCCAATCTGCAGGTAAACCTCAGCCATCTACCTTCTCCAGGTGCCGCCTCTGGCCTGTCTTCAGACATGAAGTGGTGAGGGACCTCTGCATGACTCTTGGTTTTTGCAGCATGCATACCCAGCCCGCAAGACCTCAAGGAGCTGGAGCTTCTGACCCAGGCACTGGAGAAGGCTGTACGGGTGCGAAAAGGCATATCAAAGGCTGGAGAAGGAAACAAGGCCCCCAGCCTGAAGTCTGGGTCCATTGTCACTTCCCCTGCCACCAGAGCCTCTGCCCCACCCAGGACCTCACACAGGGCTGGCAGCCGTGCATCAGAGACAAAACCTCCCAGGGGCATCCGCCAAACCAGGGTGCCTACCAAGGACCTCCCTGAGTGCAGGCT includes:
- the LOC116740383 gene encoding coatomer subunit zeta-1-like — its product is MEALILEPSLYTVKAILILDNDGDRLFAYPSIKEQKAFEKNIFNKTHRTDSEIALLEGLTVVYKSSIDLYFYVIGSSCENELMLMAVLNCLFDSLSQMLRKNVEKRALLENMEGLFLAVDEIVDGGVILESDSQQVVHWVALRGEDVPLTEQTVSQVLQSAKEQIKWSLLW